In the Pleuronectes platessa chromosome 8, fPlePla1.1, whole genome shotgun sequence genome, one interval contains:
- the sil1 gene encoding nucleotide exchange factor SIL1 isoform X2, whose protein sequence is MKLISSSVTVAFLTCISVASLLLLHCRHVAADLRSDSALTVVENAEEGGGGAGGDEEEEANVNIEVIQPTEQWQTLKPGQAVPAGSHVKLNLQTGQREVRLGEEQLKYWTQDHRRGEESHSFSSPDELKQAMKNIKEDLNPVCQKRDQHYPYKDSVASKYRPLEELKKDMAQLDLLVETDGQILRRLLDQFNSSNSTTEQRLNILLELEYLVHQVDNAQTLCSMGGLQVILDCLNSSDFRLQERSAFVLGSAMASNPVVQVKAVESGALQLLLTALATTQPLRVKKKVLFAVAALLRHFPYTQRTFLSHGGLQVLLELFRADGGGVLRTRIATMLYDMISEKELISQTGLDPALDAANEDRVRQYSEVSLEGELLEKGWCTLVPQLLESTEHDYREKALRALLAMAPTCLDQYRSDSSLLGSLLSLREQYQEMVQSEMILGEENSYFAEIAELIDVLQVKMKSP, encoded by the exons ATGAAGTTGATCTCCAGCTCAGTCACAGTTGCTTTTCTTACCTGCATCAGTGTggcctctctcctgctgctgcattgCCGGCATGTCGCAGCAGACCTGAGG TCAGACTCTGCCCTAACTGTGGTGGAGAAtgcagaagaaggaggaggaggagcaggtggtgatgaagaagaggaggcaaaTGTTAATATAGAGGTGATCCAACCTACTGAGCAGTGGCAAACACTCAAACCAG GTCAAGCAGTGCCAGCAGGTTCCCATGTGAAGCTGAATCTGCAGACAGGTCAGAGGGAGGTCAGACTGGGAGAAGAGCAGCTCAAATACTGGACACAGGATCACAG gaggggagaggagtctCATTCCTTCTCCAGCCCTGACGAACTGAAACAGGCCATGAAGAATATAAAGGAGGACCTAAACCCAGTATGCCAGAAGAGAGACCAACATTATCCATACAAG GACTCTGTGGCTTCCAAGTATCGCCCCCTagaggagctgaagaaagaTATGGCTCAGCTGGACTTGCTGGTTGAGACGGATGGTCAG ATATTGAGGCGTCTACTGGACCAATTCAACAGCAGTAACTCAACTACAGAGCAGAGACTGAACATTCTGCTGGAGCTGGAGTATCTGGTGCACCAG gtggatAATGCTCAGACTTTGTGCTCGATGGGGGGTCTCCAGGTCATTCTAGATTGCCTGAACAGCTCTGACTTCAGATTACAGGAAAGATCTGCCTTTGTCCTGGGATCTGCTATGGCCAG TAACCCAGTGGTTCAGGTGAAAGCTGTGGAGAGTGGAGCTCTGCAATTGCTGTTAACTGCACTGGCTACTACACAGCCCCTCAGAGTGAAGAAGAAG GTCCTGTTTGCAGTAGCCGCCCTCTTGCGTCACTTCCCCTATACTCAACGTACTTTCCTGTCTCATGGGGGACTACAGGTCCTATTAGAGTTGTTTAGGGCAGATGGAGGTGGAGTTCTCCGAACACGAATTGCCACCATGTTATATGACATGATCAGCGAGAAG GAGCTGATCTCTCAGACAGGTCTGGACCCGGCATTGGATGCCGCCAATGAGGACCGTGTGCGGCAGTACTCTGAGGTGTCATTGGAGGGGGAGCTACTGGAGAAAGGCTGGTGCACTTTGGTCCCACAGTTGCTGGAGTCCACTGAGCATGACTACAGAGAGAAG GCTCTACGGGCTTTGTTGGCAATGGCTCCCACATGTTTGGATCAGTACCGCTCTGACAGCTCTCTGCTGggctccctgctctctctccgaGAACAGTACCAGGAAATGGTCCAGTCCGAAATGATTCTAGGAGAGGAGAACAGCTACTTCGCAGAGATTGCGGAACTTATTGATGTACTACAAGTCAAAATGAAATCACCGTAG
- the spdl1 gene encoding protein Spindly isoform X1, with product MERYQNHILTRIMAAAEEIELLKNQLKAREEQVHQAAQAGLDLLKQQMELQNTLDEQRVEMTNAIEALEQDKYSLQKEVELKTRILESLKSDYDCVKKQQRQQLQEQQQHLERSHSMALSELTNKILRLESALEESQLNERQLKHKFEVQTETLNNKMEELQALNEHTQSSMTSEMMEVQMNIMELETIKVELEQTLQECQYREQQLELANSSLQRHLERITEEKEEREKEAVSWFNALQKSREGNRDLQIQLDQALQQAQDPNSKGNSLFAELEDKRAEMERQLISMKVQYQSLQKQHGFSRQQLQRMKVQVATLMQLQGSRADPAQLERLQCMLSEKNGEIQNLLTKLQRLEKVEMILKSQPANLARAESAECQDETYYTDLLKMKLNNTVKDAERLGDELSLQRMKSLSESQRALELERKLFTSERLLKQSQSDKIHLQLRVEELQHKYEPKEAKMYLIQKRKKEKLPVDILPSSQESPLDKGGQIVTVETDVMHDMTTDPKADISPKTEAQSSTKGLELTVPRAAKCVKISGEEPVVIPNVSYPVTDRTETEMEGNQQQNKREERIKKQRTVEMIHVSSMSTMENECAQQ from the exons atggagcggtatcagaatcacattctgactagaatt atggcagcagcagaggaaatcGAGTTGCTCAAGAACCAGCTGAAGGCGAGGGAGGAGCAAGTCCACCAGGCTGCTCAGGCTGGATTAGATCTCCTCAAGCAGCAGATGGAACTACAAAACACACTGGATGAACAGAGAGTAGAGATGACCAACGCAATTGAG GCCCTTGAGCAGGACAAGTACTCCTTGCAGAAGGAAGTGGAGTTGAAGACTCGGATACTGGAGTCACTGAAGTCAGACTATGATTGTGTAaagaagcagcagagacagcagcTTCAGGAACAACAGCAGCATCTGGAGAGGAGCCACAGCATGGCACTCAGTGAGCTCACCAACAAG ATACTGAGGTTGGAGTCTGCTCTTGAGGAATCCCAGCTAAATGAGAGACAACTCAAGCACAAATTTGAAGTGCAGACTGAGACTCTCAATAACAAAATGGAAGAGTTGCAAGCTCTTAATGAACACACCCAGAGCTCCATGACATCTGAGATGATGGAGGTGCAGATGAACATCATGGAGCTGGAGACAATTAAG GTGGAGTTGGAGCAGACTCTGCAGGAATGTCAgtacagagagcagcagctggagctggCCAATAGCAGCCTGCAGCGTCACCTAGAGCGAatcacagaggagaaagaggagcgagagaaagaggctGTCTCCTGGTTTAATGCCTTACAG AAATCTCGTGAGGGGAACCGGGACCTCCAGATTCAGTTGGACCAAGCTCTACAGCAAGCGCAGGATCCAAACAGCAAAGGGAACTCTCTGTTTGCTGAG CTTGAGGATAAGCGGGCTGAGATGGAGAGACAGCTGATCAGTATGAAGGTCCAGTATCAGTCCCTGCAGAAACAACATGGCTTCAGCAGACAGCAGCTGCAGCGCATGAAG GTTCAAGTAGCCACTCTGATGCAGCTTCAAGGTTCCAGGGCTGACCCTGCTCAGCTGGAGAGACTCCAGTGCATGCTGTCAGAGAAgaatggagaaatccaaaatctcTTGACTAAACTACAGAGACTGGAGAAGGTTGAG atgaTACTGAAGTCTCAGCCAGCTAATTTAGCTCGAGCTGAGAGCGCTGAATGCCAAGATGAAACCTACTATACCGACCTGCTCAAAATGAAGCTCAACAACACTGT taaAGATGCAGAACGTCTAGGGGACGAGCTTTCCCTGCAGAGGATGAAGTCTTTGTCAGAGAGCCAGAGAGCTCTTGAGCTGGAGAGGAAACTCTTCACGTCTGAGCGGCTGCTCAAACAG TCTCAGAGTGACAAGATCCACCTACAGCTGCGAGTAGAAGAgctacaacacaaatatgaacccAAAG AGGCAAAAATGTATCTGATCcagaaaaggaagaaagagaaacttCCTGTGGATATTTTACCCTCCTCTCAGGAAAGCCCACTTGACAAGGGTGGGCAGATAGTTACTGTGGAGACCGATGTAATGCATGATATGACTACAGACCCCAAGGCTGACATCAGTCCTAAAACAGAGGCACAAAGCTCCACAAAAG GTTTAGAGCTGACTGTGCCACGTGCTGCAAAATGTGTGAAGATCAGTGGAGAGGAGCCTGTTGTGATTCCCAACGTTAG TTATCCTGTGACTGACAGGACAGAGACTGAGATGGAGGGgaaccagcagcagaacaagagagaggagaggataaagaaacagagaacagTGGAGATGATCCATGTGAGCTCTATGAGCACTATGGAGAATGAGTGTGCCCAGCAGTAG
- the spdl1 gene encoding protein Spindly isoform X2 — protein MAAAEEIELLKNQLKAREEQVHQAAQAGLDLLKQQMELQNTLDEQRVEMTNAIEALEQDKYSLQKEVELKTRILESLKSDYDCVKKQQRQQLQEQQQHLERSHSMALSELTNKILRLESALEESQLNERQLKHKFEVQTETLNNKMEELQALNEHTQSSMTSEMMEVQMNIMELETIKVELEQTLQECQYREQQLELANSSLQRHLERITEEKEEREKEAVSWFNALQKSREGNRDLQIQLDQALQQAQDPNSKGNSLFAELEDKRAEMERQLISMKVQYQSLQKQHGFSRQQLQRMKVQVATLMQLQGSRADPAQLERLQCMLSEKNGEIQNLLTKLQRLEKVEMILKSQPANLARAESAECQDETYYTDLLKMKLNNTVKDAERLGDELSLQRMKSLSESQRALELERKLFTSERLLKQSQSDKIHLQLRVEELQHKYEPKEAKMYLIQKRKKEKLPVDILPSSQESPLDKGGQIVTVETDVMHDMTTDPKADISPKTEAQSSTKGLELTVPRAAKCVKISGEEPVVIPNVSYPVTDRTETEMEGNQQQNKREERIKKQRTVEMIHVSSMSTMENECAQQ, from the exons atggcagcagcagaggaaatcGAGTTGCTCAAGAACCAGCTGAAGGCGAGGGAGGAGCAAGTCCACCAGGCTGCTCAGGCTGGATTAGATCTCCTCAAGCAGCAGATGGAACTACAAAACACACTGGATGAACAGAGAGTAGAGATGACCAACGCAATTGAG GCCCTTGAGCAGGACAAGTACTCCTTGCAGAAGGAAGTGGAGTTGAAGACTCGGATACTGGAGTCACTGAAGTCAGACTATGATTGTGTAaagaagcagcagagacagcagcTTCAGGAACAACAGCAGCATCTGGAGAGGAGCCACAGCATGGCACTCAGTGAGCTCACCAACAAG ATACTGAGGTTGGAGTCTGCTCTTGAGGAATCCCAGCTAAATGAGAGACAACTCAAGCACAAATTTGAAGTGCAGACTGAGACTCTCAATAACAAAATGGAAGAGTTGCAAGCTCTTAATGAACACACCCAGAGCTCCATGACATCTGAGATGATGGAGGTGCAGATGAACATCATGGAGCTGGAGACAATTAAG GTGGAGTTGGAGCAGACTCTGCAGGAATGTCAgtacagagagcagcagctggagctggCCAATAGCAGCCTGCAGCGTCACCTAGAGCGAatcacagaggagaaagaggagcgagagaaagaggctGTCTCCTGGTTTAATGCCTTACAG AAATCTCGTGAGGGGAACCGGGACCTCCAGATTCAGTTGGACCAAGCTCTACAGCAAGCGCAGGATCCAAACAGCAAAGGGAACTCTCTGTTTGCTGAG CTTGAGGATAAGCGGGCTGAGATGGAGAGACAGCTGATCAGTATGAAGGTCCAGTATCAGTCCCTGCAGAAACAACATGGCTTCAGCAGACAGCAGCTGCAGCGCATGAAG GTTCAAGTAGCCACTCTGATGCAGCTTCAAGGTTCCAGGGCTGACCCTGCTCAGCTGGAGAGACTCCAGTGCATGCTGTCAGAGAAgaatggagaaatccaaaatctcTTGACTAAACTACAGAGACTGGAGAAGGTTGAG atgaTACTGAAGTCTCAGCCAGCTAATTTAGCTCGAGCTGAGAGCGCTGAATGCCAAGATGAAACCTACTATACCGACCTGCTCAAAATGAAGCTCAACAACACTGT taaAGATGCAGAACGTCTAGGGGACGAGCTTTCCCTGCAGAGGATGAAGTCTTTGTCAGAGAGCCAGAGAGCTCTTGAGCTGGAGAGGAAACTCTTCACGTCTGAGCGGCTGCTCAAACAG TCTCAGAGTGACAAGATCCACCTACAGCTGCGAGTAGAAGAgctacaacacaaatatgaacccAAAG AGGCAAAAATGTATCTGATCcagaaaaggaagaaagagaaacttCCTGTGGATATTTTACCCTCCTCTCAGGAAAGCCCACTTGACAAGGGTGGGCAGATAGTTACTGTGGAGACCGATGTAATGCATGATATGACTACAGACCCCAAGGCTGACATCAGTCCTAAAACAGAGGCACAAAGCTCCACAAAAG GTTTAGAGCTGACTGTGCCACGTGCTGCAAAATGTGTGAAGATCAGTGGAGAGGAGCCTGTTGTGATTCCCAACGTTAG TTATCCTGTGACTGACAGGACAGAGACTGAGATGGAGGGgaaccagcagcagaacaagagagaggagaggataaagaaacagagaacagTGGAGATGATCCATGTGAGCTCTATGAGCACTATGGAGAATGAGTGTGCCCAGCAGTAG
- the sil1 gene encoding nucleotide exchange factor SIL1 isoform X1, with protein MKLISSSVTVAFLTCISVASLLLLHCRHVAADLRSDSALTVVENAEEGGGGAGGDEEEEANVNIEVIQPTEQWQTLKPGQAVPAGSHVKLNLQTGQREVRLGEEQLKYWTQDHRRGEESHSFSSPDELKQAMKNIKEDLNPVCQKRDQHYPYKADDSVASKYRPLEELKKDMAQLDLLVETDGQILRRLLDQFNSSNSTTEQRLNILLELEYLVHQVDNAQTLCSMGGLQVILDCLNSSDFRLQERSAFVLGSAMASNPVVQVKAVESGALQLLLTALATTQPLRVKKKVLFAVAALLRHFPYTQRTFLSHGGLQVLLELFRADGGGVLRTRIATMLYDMISEKELISQTGLDPALDAANEDRVRQYSEVSLEGELLEKGWCTLVPQLLESTEHDYREKALRALLAMAPTCLDQYRSDSSLLGSLLSLREQYQEMVQSEMILGEENSYFAEIAELIDVLQVKMKSP; from the exons ATGAAGTTGATCTCCAGCTCAGTCACAGTTGCTTTTCTTACCTGCATCAGTGTggcctctctcctgctgctgcattgCCGGCATGTCGCAGCAGACCTGAGG TCAGACTCTGCCCTAACTGTGGTGGAGAAtgcagaagaaggaggaggaggagcaggtggtgatgaagaagaggaggcaaaTGTTAATATAGAGGTGATCCAACCTACTGAGCAGTGGCAAACACTCAAACCAG GTCAAGCAGTGCCAGCAGGTTCCCATGTGAAGCTGAATCTGCAGACAGGTCAGAGGGAGGTCAGACTGGGAGAAGAGCAGCTCAAATACTGGACACAGGATCACAG gaggggagaggagtctCATTCCTTCTCCAGCCCTGACGAACTGAAACAGGCCATGAAGAATATAAAGGAGGACCTAAACCCAGTATGCCAGAAGAGAGACCAACATTATCCATACAAGGCTGat GACTCTGTGGCTTCCAAGTATCGCCCCCTagaggagctgaagaaagaTATGGCTCAGCTGGACTTGCTGGTTGAGACGGATGGTCAG ATATTGAGGCGTCTACTGGACCAATTCAACAGCAGTAACTCAACTACAGAGCAGAGACTGAACATTCTGCTGGAGCTGGAGTATCTGGTGCACCAG gtggatAATGCTCAGACTTTGTGCTCGATGGGGGGTCTCCAGGTCATTCTAGATTGCCTGAACAGCTCTGACTTCAGATTACAGGAAAGATCTGCCTTTGTCCTGGGATCTGCTATGGCCAG TAACCCAGTGGTTCAGGTGAAAGCTGTGGAGAGTGGAGCTCTGCAATTGCTGTTAACTGCACTGGCTACTACACAGCCCCTCAGAGTGAAGAAGAAG GTCCTGTTTGCAGTAGCCGCCCTCTTGCGTCACTTCCCCTATACTCAACGTACTTTCCTGTCTCATGGGGGACTACAGGTCCTATTAGAGTTGTTTAGGGCAGATGGAGGTGGAGTTCTCCGAACACGAATTGCCACCATGTTATATGACATGATCAGCGAGAAG GAGCTGATCTCTCAGACAGGTCTGGACCCGGCATTGGATGCCGCCAATGAGGACCGTGTGCGGCAGTACTCTGAGGTGTCATTGGAGGGGGAGCTACTGGAGAAAGGCTGGTGCACTTTGGTCCCACAGTTGCTGGAGTCCACTGAGCATGACTACAGAGAGAAG GCTCTACGGGCTTTGTTGGCAATGGCTCCCACATGTTTGGATCAGTACCGCTCTGACAGCTCTCTGCTGggctccctgctctctctccgaGAACAGTACCAGGAAATGGTCCAGTCCGAAATGATTCTAGGAGAGGAGAACAGCTACTTCGCAGAGATTGCGGAACTTATTGATGTACTACAAGTCAAAATGAAATCACCGTAG
- the sil1 gene encoding nucleotide exchange factor SIL1 isoform X3, producing MKLISSSVTVAFLTCISVASLLLLHCRHVAADLRSDSALTVVENAEEGGGGAGGDEEEEANVNIEVIQPTEQWQTLKPGQAVPAGSHVKLNLQTGQREVRLGEEQLKYWTQDHRRGEESHSFSSPDELKQAMKNIKEDLNPDSVASKYRPLEELKKDMAQLDLLVETDGQILRRLLDQFNSSNSTTEQRLNILLELEYLVHQVDNAQTLCSMGGLQVILDCLNSSDFRLQERSAFVLGSAMASNPVVQVKAVESGALQLLLTALATTQPLRVKKKVLFAVAALLRHFPYTQRTFLSHGGLQVLLELFRADGGGVLRTRIATMLYDMISEKELISQTGLDPALDAANEDRVRQYSEVSLEGELLEKGWCTLVPQLLESTEHDYREKALRALLAMAPTCLDQYRSDSSLLGSLLSLREQYQEMVQSEMILGEENSYFAEIAELIDVLQVKMKSP from the exons ATGAAGTTGATCTCCAGCTCAGTCACAGTTGCTTTTCTTACCTGCATCAGTGTggcctctctcctgctgctgcattgCCGGCATGTCGCAGCAGACCTGAGG TCAGACTCTGCCCTAACTGTGGTGGAGAAtgcagaagaaggaggaggaggagcaggtggtgatgaagaagaggaggcaaaTGTTAATATAGAGGTGATCCAACCTACTGAGCAGTGGCAAACACTCAAACCAG GTCAAGCAGTGCCAGCAGGTTCCCATGTGAAGCTGAATCTGCAGACAGGTCAGAGGGAGGTCAGACTGGGAGAAGAGCAGCTCAAATACTGGACACAGGATCACAG gaggggagaggagtctCATTCCTTCTCCAGCCCTGACGAACTGAAACAGGCCATGAAGAATATAAAGGAGGACCTAAACCCA GACTCTGTGGCTTCCAAGTATCGCCCCCTagaggagctgaagaaagaTATGGCTCAGCTGGACTTGCTGGTTGAGACGGATGGTCAG ATATTGAGGCGTCTACTGGACCAATTCAACAGCAGTAACTCAACTACAGAGCAGAGACTGAACATTCTGCTGGAGCTGGAGTATCTGGTGCACCAG gtggatAATGCTCAGACTTTGTGCTCGATGGGGGGTCTCCAGGTCATTCTAGATTGCCTGAACAGCTCTGACTTCAGATTACAGGAAAGATCTGCCTTTGTCCTGGGATCTGCTATGGCCAG TAACCCAGTGGTTCAGGTGAAAGCTGTGGAGAGTGGAGCTCTGCAATTGCTGTTAACTGCACTGGCTACTACACAGCCCCTCAGAGTGAAGAAGAAG GTCCTGTTTGCAGTAGCCGCCCTCTTGCGTCACTTCCCCTATACTCAACGTACTTTCCTGTCTCATGGGGGACTACAGGTCCTATTAGAGTTGTTTAGGGCAGATGGAGGTGGAGTTCTCCGAACACGAATTGCCACCATGTTATATGACATGATCAGCGAGAAG GAGCTGATCTCTCAGACAGGTCTGGACCCGGCATTGGATGCCGCCAATGAGGACCGTGTGCGGCAGTACTCTGAGGTGTCATTGGAGGGGGAGCTACTGGAGAAAGGCTGGTGCACTTTGGTCCCACAGTTGCTGGAGTCCACTGAGCATGACTACAGAGAGAAG GCTCTACGGGCTTTGTTGGCAATGGCTCCCACATGTTTGGATCAGTACCGCTCTGACAGCTCTCTGCTGggctccctgctctctctccgaGAACAGTACCAGGAAATGGTCCAGTCCGAAATGATTCTAGGAGAGGAGAACAGCTACTTCGCAGAGATTGCGGAACTTATTGATGTACTACAAGTCAAAATGAAATCACCGTAG